A section of the Centroberyx gerrardi isolate f3 chromosome 8, fCenGer3.hap1.cur.20231027, whole genome shotgun sequence genome encodes:
- the ficd gene encoding protein adenylyltransferase FICD: protein MMATLTVWRYTCGRVLGGWGPLLCVLLGSLVALLMPMVGVEDQCCATLKGIAQIRCQLWGSSQQPSVQSTSLTVPFTALDLLPHRSKPSKETELEAKAALQQAVEMKKQGKREKAHKLLVHALNMNPDFVDALTELGTILEEEKDVVQADHLYTKALAISPCNERALVSRDRTLPLVEEIDQRHFGIIDSKVRRLMSIPKGNSALRRVMEETYYHHIYHTVAIEGNTLTLSEIRHIIETRYAVPGKSLQEQNEAIGVDAAMKYINTTLLSRAGAITVTDILEIHRRVLGYADPVEGGRLRTSQVFVGHHIPPHPQDLDRHMQELVQWLNSEEALQLHPVEYAALAHYKLVYVHPFVDGNGRTSRLLMNLVLMQARYPPITIRKEQRAEYYAALDTANEGDVRPFIRFIAKCTEITLDTLLIATTEYAVGLPGAGQHQACPDCKQTIPVHN, encoded by the exons ATGATGGCTACTTTAACGGTGTGGCGTTACACCTGTGGCCGTGTCCTTGGAGGATGGGGGCCGCTGCTGTGTGTCCTCCTCGGGTCTTTGGTGGCGCTGTTGATGCCGATGGTCGGGGTGGAGGACCAGTGCTGTGCCACTCTGAAGGGCATTGCTCAAATACGCTGCCAGCTGTGGGGAAGCTCTCAACAGCCCAGTGTGCAGTCCACCAGCCTCACTGTCCCCTTCACCGCCCTGGACCTGCTGCCTCATAGGTCCAAGCCTAGCAAAG agacagagctggaggccaaagcagccctgcagcaggCTGTGGAGATGAAGAagcaggggaagagagagaaggcccACAAGCTGCTGGTGCACGCGCTCAACATGAACCCAGACTTTGTGGACGCCCTGACGGAGCTGGGGACCAttttggaggaggagaaggatgtTGTCCAGGCAGACCACCTCTACACCAAGGCCCTGGCCATCTCGCCGTGCAACGAGCGCGCTCTGGTCAGCCGAGACCGCACCCTTCCCCTGGTGGAGGAGATTGACCAGCGTCACTTTGGCATCATTGACAGTAAAGTGCGCAGGCTTATGTCCATCCCTAAGGGCAATTCTGCACTCCGACGCGTGATGGAGGAAACCTACTACCACCACATCTACCACACGGTGGCCATCGAAGGCAACACGCTCACTCTGTCCGAGATCCGTCACATCATAGAGACGCGCTACGCCGTCCCAGGCAAGAGCCTGCAGGAGCAGAACGAGGCCATCGGTGTGGATGCAGCCATGAAGTACATCAACACCACTCTGCTGTCCCGAGCCGGAGCCATCACCGTCACCGACATCCTGGAGATCCACCGGCGCGTGCTTGGCTACGCAgaccctgtggagggggggaggctgCGCACCAGCCAGGTGTTTGTAGGCCACCAcatcccaccccaccctcaGGACCTGGACCGACACATGCAGGAGCTGGTTCAGTGGCTCAACTCGGAGGAGGCCCTCCAGCTGCACCCGGTGGAGTACGCAGCGCTTGCCCACTACAAACTGGTGTACGTGCACCCGTTTGTAGACGGCAATGGACGCACATCACGCCTGCTAATGAACCTTGTGCTCATGCAAGCACGGTACCCGCCTATTACAATTCGCAAAGAACAAAGGGCTGAATATTATGCAGCTCTAGACACGGCCAACGAGGGTGATGTCCGGCCCTTCATTCGGTTCATAGCCAAATGCACAGAGATCACATTGGACACGCTGTTGATTGCGACGACTGAGTACGCTGTGGGGCTGCCAGGAGCCGGTCAGCACCAGGCCTGTCCCGACTGCAAACAGACTATCCCAGTCCACAACTGA